A stretch of Lathyrus oleraceus cultivar Zhongwan6 chromosome 6, CAAS_Psat_ZW6_1.0, whole genome shotgun sequence DNA encodes these proteins:
- the LOC127093467 gene encoding AP-2 complex subunit sigma: MIRFILLQNRQGKTRLAKYYVPLEDSEKHKVEYEVHRLVVNRDPKYTNFVEFRTHKVIYRRYAGLFFSLCVDITDNELAYLECIHLFVEILDHFFSNVCELDLVFNFHKVYLILDEFILAGELQETSKKAIIERMGELEKLE, encoded by the exons ATG ATCCGATTCATTCTGTTGCAGAACCGCCAGGGTAAAACCCGTTTAGCCAAATACTATGTTCCTCTCGAAGATTCCGAGAAACATAAGGTCGAATACGAG GTTCATCGTCTCGTTGTAAATAGAGATCCCAAATACACTAATTTCGTTGAG TTTCGTACGCACAAGGTTATATACAGGAGATATGCTGGATTGTTTTTCTCACTTTGTGTTGATATTACTGATAATGAATTGGCGTATTTAGAGTGTATCCATTTGTTTGTTGAAATTTTGGATCACTTCTTCAGCAATGTCTGTGAACTTGATTTGGTTTTTAACTTCCACAAG GTATACCTTATACTTGATGAATTCATTCTAGCGGGTGAACTGCAAGAAACAAGCAAGAAG GCTATCATTGAAAGAATGGGGGAACTTGAAAAACTAGAGTGA
- the LOC127093466 gene encoding uncharacterized protein LOC127093466 isoform X3: MNNKTQNLRRGTNKRRHTNKLFGVFGAAAIKFLKKSKKEEKVRSLSAVNEMGCEKQQQQHQDPKGFKIPNNFLNGCYGASVPRKLRSAMKKRGRESILLDAEKVNHKNNGMESSEKDNVKKSKKQEISKHLSRREGGFGSITKDEEEVAETLYALAAMFPHSGSDHVSKELYGEALIENSSVLQDKKENVNASLEASGTDQGASLCPESCLPGEASKITSVNETTGHEHSKKVNILVASHSSTPSINLQSMPEMVKRECCEKIALHDSELCLAIGLNITRQSPISQHKKKPDVELDLIRNVNNKQKQHLIKEPIKNESLALWPGLSSVSSAVSHKRSRKRCATHVYISHTIRCLEVSKQGAIKESKLHECNEMRVPDGSKREASLEIHNVNGMRNGAICTTARNTNESKNGSSTLLQQCHYGEISQATPTPGVYDPQKQSFNFLSLSAGSYGLKVDNNNYNKVVSRLEPLSNLQLPYFQSPARQQRVVPNPTHQSRYASSTVYLDQLSVVGPQLRLQQPHYYGSQSCGTQYSSTASNSKQEHQNFWGMQQQVAQRRSSVNCNIVMRTQNPNWQSGRNDSSAMVPCAQAIFPHTSVSQEIFGSKIAGRQQQLISPIQDKWARPSSSQYYI; the protein is encoded by the exons ATGAACAACAAAACCCAAAACCTAAGGCGTGGAACCAACAAACGACGACACACAAATAAACTCTTTGGTG TTTTCGGTGCTGCTGCtatcaaattcttgaagaaatcGAAGAAAGAAGAAAAAGTTAGAAGCTTGAGTGCTGTCAATGAAATGGGTTGtgaaaaacaacaacaacaacatcaagacCCAAAGGGATTTAAGATTCCCAATAAT TTTTTGAATGGATGCTATGGTGCTTCTGTTCCAAGGAAGCTACGTTCTG CCATGAAAAAGCGCGGTCGCGAATCCATCTTACTTGATGCAGAAAAGGTGAACCATAAGAACAATGGAATGGAATCTTCAGAAAAGGATAATGTAAAGAAGTCAAAA AAACAGGAAATTAGCAAACACTTGTCCCGAAGAGAAGGAGGTTTTGGTTCCATCACAAAAGATGAGGAGGAGGTAGCTGAGACTCTATATGCTTTGGCTGCAATGTTCCCTCACAGTGGCTCCGATCATGTTAGTAAGGAACTATATGGAGAAGCTTTGATAGAGAACTCCTCAGTTTTGCAGGACAAGAAGGAGAACGTTAATGCTTCTCTTGAAG CCTCAGGAACCGATCAGGGTGCAAGTCTTTGTCCTGAAAGTTGTTTACCTGGAGAAGCTTCAAAAATTACTTCTGTAAATGAAACTACTGGTCATGAACATTCTAAGAAGGTGAATATATTGGTGGCATCTCATAGCAGTACTCCATCGATAAATCTTCAGAGCATGCCTGAGATGGTTAAGCGTGAATGTTGCGAAAAAATTGCATTGCACGACTCTGAATTATGTCTAGCAATAGG ATTAAATATAACCCGACAATCACCGATTTCACAACACAAGAAGAAACCAGATGTCGAATTAGACTTG ATCAGAAATGTTAATAACAAGCAAAAACAGCATTTGATCAAGGAACCGATAAAAAATG AAAGTCTTGCATTGTGGCCAGGCTTGTCTTCAGTGTCATCTGCTGTTAGTCATAAAAGATCACGGAAAAGGTGTGCGACTCATGTTTACATCAGTCATACAATTCGGTGTTTAGAGGTGTCAAAACAAGGAGCTATCAAAGAGTCCAAGCTTCACGAATGTAATGAAATGAGAGTGCCCGATGGGTCAAAGCGTGAAGCTTCTTTAGAAATACACAACGTGAACGGAATGAGAAATGGAGCTATTTGTACTACTGCGAGGAATACTAATGAAAGTAAGAATGGTAGTAGTACTCTTTTGCAGCAATGCCACTATGGTGAGATATCACAGGCTACTCCAACACCTGGAGTATATGATCCTCAAAAGCAA AGTTTCAACTTCTTGTCTTTGTCAGCCGGAAGTTATGGATTAAAGGTCGACAATAACAATTATAATAAAGTTGTAAGTAGGTTGGAACCATTGTCAAATTTGCAATTACCTTATTTTCAGTCACCAGCACGACAACAAAGGGTCGTGCCAAATCCTACGCATCAGAGTCGTTACGCCTCCTCGACAGTTTACCTTGATCAGTTGTCTGTTGTAGGACCACAG CTTCGGTTGCAACAACCTCATTATTATGGTAGCCAGTCATGTGGAACTCAATATAGTTCAACAGCCTCAAATAGTAAGCAAGAGCACCAAAACTTTTGGGGGATGCAGCAACAAGTAGCTCAGCGTAGGTCTTCTGTCAATTGCAATATTGTTATGAGGACCCAAAATCCTAATTGGCAGAGTGGAAGAAATGACTCTTCTGCAATGGTTCCCTGTGCTCAAGCCATTTTTCCTCATACCTCTGTATCACAAGAAATATTCGGATCGAAAATCGCCGGACGACAACAGCAGCTAATTTCCCCCATCCAAGACAAATGGGCAAGACCCTCTTCATCTCAATACTATATTTGA
- the LOC127093466 gene encoding uncharacterized protein LOC127093466 isoform X1: MNNKTQNLRRGTNKRRHTNKLFGVFGAAAIKFLKKSKKEEKVRSLSAVNEMGCEKQQQQHQDPKGFKIPNNFLNGCYGASVPRKLRSAMKKRGRESILLDAEKVNHKNNGMESSEKDNVKKSKVSIKQEISKHLSRREGGFGSITKDEEEVAETLYALAAMFPHSGSDHVSKELYGEALIENSSVLQDKKENVNASLEASGTDQGASLCPESCLPGEASKITSVNETTGHEHSKKVNILVASHSSTPSINLQSMPEMVKRECCEKIALHDSELCLAIGLNITRQSPISQHKKKPDVELDLIRNVNNKQKQHLIKEPIKNESLALWPGLSSVSSAVSHKRSRKRCATHVYISHTIRCLEVSKQGAIKESKLHECNEMRVPDGSKREASLEIHNVNGMRNGAICTTARNTNESKNGSSTLLQQCHYGEISQATPTPGVYDPQKQSFNFLSLSAGSYGLKVDNNNYNKVVSRLEPLSNLQLPYFQSPARQQRVVPNPTHQSRYASSTVYLDQLSVVGPQLRLQQPHYYGSQSCGTQYSSTASNSKQEHQNFWGMQQQVAQRRSSVNCNIVMRTQNPNWQSGRNDSSAMVPCAQAIFPHTSVSQEIFGSKIAGRQQQLISPIQDKWARPSSSQYYI; the protein is encoded by the exons ATGAACAACAAAACCCAAAACCTAAGGCGTGGAACCAACAAACGACGACACACAAATAAACTCTTTGGTG TTTTCGGTGCTGCTGCtatcaaattcttgaagaaatcGAAGAAAGAAGAAAAAGTTAGAAGCTTGAGTGCTGTCAATGAAATGGGTTGtgaaaaacaacaacaacaacatcaagacCCAAAGGGATTTAAGATTCCCAATAAT TTTTTGAATGGATGCTATGGTGCTTCTGTTCCAAGGAAGCTACGTTCTG CCATGAAAAAGCGCGGTCGCGAATCCATCTTACTTGATGCAGAAAAGGTGAACCATAAGAACAATGGAATGGAATCTTCAGAAAAGGATAATGTAAAGAAGTCAAAAGTGAGTATT AAACAGGAAATTAGCAAACACTTGTCCCGAAGAGAAGGAGGTTTTGGTTCCATCACAAAAGATGAGGAGGAGGTAGCTGAGACTCTATATGCTTTGGCTGCAATGTTCCCTCACAGTGGCTCCGATCATGTTAGTAAGGAACTATATGGAGAAGCTTTGATAGAGAACTCCTCAGTTTTGCAGGACAAGAAGGAGAACGTTAATGCTTCTCTTGAAG CCTCAGGAACCGATCAGGGTGCAAGTCTTTGTCCTGAAAGTTGTTTACCTGGAGAAGCTTCAAAAATTACTTCTGTAAATGAAACTACTGGTCATGAACATTCTAAGAAGGTGAATATATTGGTGGCATCTCATAGCAGTACTCCATCGATAAATCTTCAGAGCATGCCTGAGATGGTTAAGCGTGAATGTTGCGAAAAAATTGCATTGCACGACTCTGAATTATGTCTAGCAATAGG ATTAAATATAACCCGACAATCACCGATTTCACAACACAAGAAGAAACCAGATGTCGAATTAGACTTG ATCAGAAATGTTAATAACAAGCAAAAACAGCATTTGATCAAGGAACCGATAAAAAATG AAAGTCTTGCATTGTGGCCAGGCTTGTCTTCAGTGTCATCTGCTGTTAGTCATAAAAGATCACGGAAAAGGTGTGCGACTCATGTTTACATCAGTCATACAATTCGGTGTTTAGAGGTGTCAAAACAAGGAGCTATCAAAGAGTCCAAGCTTCACGAATGTAATGAAATGAGAGTGCCCGATGGGTCAAAGCGTGAAGCTTCTTTAGAAATACACAACGTGAACGGAATGAGAAATGGAGCTATTTGTACTACTGCGAGGAATACTAATGAAAGTAAGAATGGTAGTAGTACTCTTTTGCAGCAATGCCACTATGGTGAGATATCACAGGCTACTCCAACACCTGGAGTATATGATCCTCAAAAGCAA AGTTTCAACTTCTTGTCTTTGTCAGCCGGAAGTTATGGATTAAAGGTCGACAATAACAATTATAATAAAGTTGTAAGTAGGTTGGAACCATTGTCAAATTTGCAATTACCTTATTTTCAGTCACCAGCACGACAACAAAGGGTCGTGCCAAATCCTACGCATCAGAGTCGTTACGCCTCCTCGACAGTTTACCTTGATCAGTTGTCTGTTGTAGGACCACAG CTTCGGTTGCAACAACCTCATTATTATGGTAGCCAGTCATGTGGAACTCAATATAGTTCAACAGCCTCAAATAGTAAGCAAGAGCACCAAAACTTTTGGGGGATGCAGCAACAAGTAGCTCAGCGTAGGTCTTCTGTCAATTGCAATATTGTTATGAGGACCCAAAATCCTAATTGGCAGAGTGGAAGAAATGACTCTTCTGCAATGGTTCCCTGTGCTCAAGCCATTTTTCCTCATACCTCTGTATCACAAGAAATATTCGGATCGAAAATCGCCGGACGACAACAGCAGCTAATTTCCCCCATCCAAGACAAATGGGCAAGACCCTCTTCATCTCAATACTATATTTGA
- the LOC127093466 gene encoding uncharacterized protein LOC127093466 isoform X2, which yields MNNKTQNLRRGTNKRRHTNKLFGVFGAAAIKFLKKSKKEEKVRSLSAVNEMGCEKQQQQHQDPKGFKIPNNFLNGCYGASVPRKLRSAMKKRGRESILLDAEKVNHKNNGMESSEKDNVKKSKVSIEISKHLSRREGGFGSITKDEEEVAETLYALAAMFPHSGSDHVSKELYGEALIENSSVLQDKKENVNASLEASGTDQGASLCPESCLPGEASKITSVNETTGHEHSKKVNILVASHSSTPSINLQSMPEMVKRECCEKIALHDSELCLAIGLNITRQSPISQHKKKPDVELDLIRNVNNKQKQHLIKEPIKNESLALWPGLSSVSSAVSHKRSRKRCATHVYISHTIRCLEVSKQGAIKESKLHECNEMRVPDGSKREASLEIHNVNGMRNGAICTTARNTNESKNGSSTLLQQCHYGEISQATPTPGVYDPQKQSFNFLSLSAGSYGLKVDNNNYNKVVSRLEPLSNLQLPYFQSPARQQRVVPNPTHQSRYASSTVYLDQLSVVGPQLRLQQPHYYGSQSCGTQYSSTASNSKQEHQNFWGMQQQVAQRRSSVNCNIVMRTQNPNWQSGRNDSSAMVPCAQAIFPHTSVSQEIFGSKIAGRQQQLISPIQDKWARPSSSQYYI from the exons ATGAACAACAAAACCCAAAACCTAAGGCGTGGAACCAACAAACGACGACACACAAATAAACTCTTTGGTG TTTTCGGTGCTGCTGCtatcaaattcttgaagaaatcGAAGAAAGAAGAAAAAGTTAGAAGCTTGAGTGCTGTCAATGAAATGGGTTGtgaaaaacaacaacaacaacatcaagacCCAAAGGGATTTAAGATTCCCAATAAT TTTTTGAATGGATGCTATGGTGCTTCTGTTCCAAGGAAGCTACGTTCTG CCATGAAAAAGCGCGGTCGCGAATCCATCTTACTTGATGCAGAAAAGGTGAACCATAAGAACAATGGAATGGAATCTTCAGAAAAGGATAATGTAAAGAAGTCAAAAGTGAGTATT GAAATTAGCAAACACTTGTCCCGAAGAGAAGGAGGTTTTGGTTCCATCACAAAAGATGAGGAGGAGGTAGCTGAGACTCTATATGCTTTGGCTGCAATGTTCCCTCACAGTGGCTCCGATCATGTTAGTAAGGAACTATATGGAGAAGCTTTGATAGAGAACTCCTCAGTTTTGCAGGACAAGAAGGAGAACGTTAATGCTTCTCTTGAAG CCTCAGGAACCGATCAGGGTGCAAGTCTTTGTCCTGAAAGTTGTTTACCTGGAGAAGCTTCAAAAATTACTTCTGTAAATGAAACTACTGGTCATGAACATTCTAAGAAGGTGAATATATTGGTGGCATCTCATAGCAGTACTCCATCGATAAATCTTCAGAGCATGCCTGAGATGGTTAAGCGTGAATGTTGCGAAAAAATTGCATTGCACGACTCTGAATTATGTCTAGCAATAGG ATTAAATATAACCCGACAATCACCGATTTCACAACACAAGAAGAAACCAGATGTCGAATTAGACTTG ATCAGAAATGTTAATAACAAGCAAAAACAGCATTTGATCAAGGAACCGATAAAAAATG AAAGTCTTGCATTGTGGCCAGGCTTGTCTTCAGTGTCATCTGCTGTTAGTCATAAAAGATCACGGAAAAGGTGTGCGACTCATGTTTACATCAGTCATACAATTCGGTGTTTAGAGGTGTCAAAACAAGGAGCTATCAAAGAGTCCAAGCTTCACGAATGTAATGAAATGAGAGTGCCCGATGGGTCAAAGCGTGAAGCTTCTTTAGAAATACACAACGTGAACGGAATGAGAAATGGAGCTATTTGTACTACTGCGAGGAATACTAATGAAAGTAAGAATGGTAGTAGTACTCTTTTGCAGCAATGCCACTATGGTGAGATATCACAGGCTACTCCAACACCTGGAGTATATGATCCTCAAAAGCAA AGTTTCAACTTCTTGTCTTTGTCAGCCGGAAGTTATGGATTAAAGGTCGACAATAACAATTATAATAAAGTTGTAAGTAGGTTGGAACCATTGTCAAATTTGCAATTACCTTATTTTCAGTCACCAGCACGACAACAAAGGGTCGTGCCAAATCCTACGCATCAGAGTCGTTACGCCTCCTCGACAGTTTACCTTGATCAGTTGTCTGTTGTAGGACCACAG CTTCGGTTGCAACAACCTCATTATTATGGTAGCCAGTCATGTGGAACTCAATATAGTTCAACAGCCTCAAATAGTAAGCAAGAGCACCAAAACTTTTGGGGGATGCAGCAACAAGTAGCTCAGCGTAGGTCTTCTGTCAATTGCAATATTGTTATGAGGACCCAAAATCCTAATTGGCAGAGTGGAAGAAATGACTCTTCTGCAATGGTTCCCTGTGCTCAAGCCATTTTTCCTCATACCTCTGTATCACAAGAAATATTCGGATCGAAAATCGCCGGACGACAACAGCAGCTAATTTCCCCCATCCAAGACAAATGGGCAAGACCCTCTTCATCTCAATACTATATTTGA
- the LOC127093466 gene encoding uncharacterized protein LOC127093466 isoform X4 — MNNKTQNLRRGTNKRRHTNKLFGVFGAAAIKFLKKSKKEEKVRSLSAVNEMGCEKQQQQHQDPKGFKIPNNFLNGCYGASVPRKLRSAMKKRGRESILLDAEKVNHKNNGMESSEKDNVKKSKEISKHLSRREGGFGSITKDEEEVAETLYALAAMFPHSGSDHVSKELYGEALIENSSVLQDKKENVNASLEASGTDQGASLCPESCLPGEASKITSVNETTGHEHSKKVNILVASHSSTPSINLQSMPEMVKRECCEKIALHDSELCLAIGLNITRQSPISQHKKKPDVELDLIRNVNNKQKQHLIKEPIKNESLALWPGLSSVSSAVSHKRSRKRCATHVYISHTIRCLEVSKQGAIKESKLHECNEMRVPDGSKREASLEIHNVNGMRNGAICTTARNTNESKNGSSTLLQQCHYGEISQATPTPGVYDPQKQSFNFLSLSAGSYGLKVDNNNYNKVVSRLEPLSNLQLPYFQSPARQQRVVPNPTHQSRYASSTVYLDQLSVVGPQLRLQQPHYYGSQSCGTQYSSTASNSKQEHQNFWGMQQQVAQRRSSVNCNIVMRTQNPNWQSGRNDSSAMVPCAQAIFPHTSVSQEIFGSKIAGRQQQLISPIQDKWARPSSSQYYI, encoded by the exons ATGAACAACAAAACCCAAAACCTAAGGCGTGGAACCAACAAACGACGACACACAAATAAACTCTTTGGTG TTTTCGGTGCTGCTGCtatcaaattcttgaagaaatcGAAGAAAGAAGAAAAAGTTAGAAGCTTGAGTGCTGTCAATGAAATGGGTTGtgaaaaacaacaacaacaacatcaagacCCAAAGGGATTTAAGATTCCCAATAAT TTTTTGAATGGATGCTATGGTGCTTCTGTTCCAAGGAAGCTACGTTCTG CCATGAAAAAGCGCGGTCGCGAATCCATCTTACTTGATGCAGAAAAGGTGAACCATAAGAACAATGGAATGGAATCTTCAGAAAAGGATAATGTAAAGAAGTCAAAA GAAATTAGCAAACACTTGTCCCGAAGAGAAGGAGGTTTTGGTTCCATCACAAAAGATGAGGAGGAGGTAGCTGAGACTCTATATGCTTTGGCTGCAATGTTCCCTCACAGTGGCTCCGATCATGTTAGTAAGGAACTATATGGAGAAGCTTTGATAGAGAACTCCTCAGTTTTGCAGGACAAGAAGGAGAACGTTAATGCTTCTCTTGAAG CCTCAGGAACCGATCAGGGTGCAAGTCTTTGTCCTGAAAGTTGTTTACCTGGAGAAGCTTCAAAAATTACTTCTGTAAATGAAACTACTGGTCATGAACATTCTAAGAAGGTGAATATATTGGTGGCATCTCATAGCAGTACTCCATCGATAAATCTTCAGAGCATGCCTGAGATGGTTAAGCGTGAATGTTGCGAAAAAATTGCATTGCACGACTCTGAATTATGTCTAGCAATAGG ATTAAATATAACCCGACAATCACCGATTTCACAACACAAGAAGAAACCAGATGTCGAATTAGACTTG ATCAGAAATGTTAATAACAAGCAAAAACAGCATTTGATCAAGGAACCGATAAAAAATG AAAGTCTTGCATTGTGGCCAGGCTTGTCTTCAGTGTCATCTGCTGTTAGTCATAAAAGATCACGGAAAAGGTGTGCGACTCATGTTTACATCAGTCATACAATTCGGTGTTTAGAGGTGTCAAAACAAGGAGCTATCAAAGAGTCCAAGCTTCACGAATGTAATGAAATGAGAGTGCCCGATGGGTCAAAGCGTGAAGCTTCTTTAGAAATACACAACGTGAACGGAATGAGAAATGGAGCTATTTGTACTACTGCGAGGAATACTAATGAAAGTAAGAATGGTAGTAGTACTCTTTTGCAGCAATGCCACTATGGTGAGATATCACAGGCTACTCCAACACCTGGAGTATATGATCCTCAAAAGCAA AGTTTCAACTTCTTGTCTTTGTCAGCCGGAAGTTATGGATTAAAGGTCGACAATAACAATTATAATAAAGTTGTAAGTAGGTTGGAACCATTGTCAAATTTGCAATTACCTTATTTTCAGTCACCAGCACGACAACAAAGGGTCGTGCCAAATCCTACGCATCAGAGTCGTTACGCCTCCTCGACAGTTTACCTTGATCAGTTGTCTGTTGTAGGACCACAG CTTCGGTTGCAACAACCTCATTATTATGGTAGCCAGTCATGTGGAACTCAATATAGTTCAACAGCCTCAAATAGTAAGCAAGAGCACCAAAACTTTTGGGGGATGCAGCAACAAGTAGCTCAGCGTAGGTCTTCTGTCAATTGCAATATTGTTATGAGGACCCAAAATCCTAATTGGCAGAGTGGAAGAAATGACTCTTCTGCAATGGTTCCCTGTGCTCAAGCCATTTTTCCTCATACCTCTGTATCACAAGAAATATTCGGATCGAAAATCGCCGGACGACAACAGCAGCTAATTTCCCCCATCCAAGACAAATGGGCAAGACCCTCTTCATCTCAATACTATATTTGA